In a genomic window of Sulfurisphaera tokodaii str. 7:
- a CDS encoding CBS domain-containing protein — MEPIVIIDADRCVGCFMCEKACALAKCIEVDEVDRIAKVVRPWDCTGCGACERVCPYSCIIVISDPTEVSKRAKITVSRVTRYMNKPVIMCNGNERIYEVAKIMSNFNIASLPFYKKGKLNIITESDVVKLYLNRKDDISNFENPAITVTEKETVFDAIKIMLEKDIGHLPVISVKGEIIGMLSIRDCLRGISVTDIINTKLLPFKGTESIRDVVKDFKHIVVDENTTLIDALQIMNREKVKALIVQEEKVGIFTIRDAIKMIGNGSREDEKIKPRKVPILSINDKINKAVSVMLQHNLRHLIISDENSNYYLMQVKELIKDMVWIGKNLL; from the coding sequence GTGGAACCTATAGTTATAATTGATGCTGATAGATGTGTTGGTTGTTTTATGTGTGAAAAAGCATGTGCATTAGCAAAATGTATAGAGGTGGATGAAGTTGATAGAATAGCTAAAGTAGTAAGACCTTGGGACTGCACGGGCTGTGGTGCATGTGAAAGAGTTTGCCCATATTCATGCATAATAGTAATATCCGATCCTACGGAAGTCAGTAAAAGGGCAAAGATAACGGTAAGTAGGGTAACAAGGTATATGAATAAACCAGTAATTATGTGTAACGGAAACGAGAGAATATATGAAGTAGCTAAGATAATGAGTAATTTTAATATAGCTTCTTTACCATTCTACAAGAAAGGAAAGCTTAACATTATCACAGAGAGTGATGTAGTGAAGCTTTATCTAAATAGAAAGGATGATATATCTAATTTTGAAAATCCTGCTATAACTGTAACGGAGAAAGAGACAGTATTTGATGCCATAAAGATAATGCTTGAGAAAGACATAGGGCATCTACCGGTAATATCTGTCAAGGGAGAGATTATTGGAATGTTATCTATAAGGGACTGTTTAAGGGGTATTAGTGTAACGGATATAATAAATACTAAATTATTGCCATTTAAGGGTACAGAATCTATAAGAGATGTGGTAAAAGATTTTAAACACATAGTAGTTGATGAAAATACTACTCTCATAGACGCGTTACAAATAATGAATAGAGAAAAAGTTAAAGCACTTATTGTACAAGAAGAAAAAGTAGGTATCTTCACTATTAGAGATGCTATCAAAATGATCGGAAATGGGAGTAGAGAAGACGAAAAAATAAAGCCAAGAAAAGTACCTATACTTTCTATCAATGATAAAATAAATAAAGCAGTTAGCGTGATGCTACAGCATAATCTTCGGCATCTGATAATATCTGATGAAAATAGTAACTATTACTTGATGCAAGTTAAAGAATTAATAAAAGATATGGTCTGGATAGGAAAAAACCTATTATAG
- a CDS encoding cbb3-type cytochrome c oxidase subunit I translates to MASVEELKRQDMERLAEWAMEYKRVQEREAKRNVFLKVLYTEDYRFLSLKLAIAALVWFFIGGAFALMLRSQAGLASTGIPMVVSPSYYFQAMTNHVMDMIFGMVFTFVFALSFYMIPALNGTRLVKWPKIANAGFWLNNFALLMMNLGGVQNQYLFTFLNPLKASPTWYIGYGLMVVAEWMEIASVLGTSFIGRVKGKLVPTAIGFIVMDMIMMALANVSVFIADMWSLFSPIGGLGINFFGVPNAEVWKGLFWFADHPLVYFAPYALSGATVALLPLYARRPIYSYRFMRWLIPVLFVLGSSVYVHHLGDDPWPLVLRDIFAQTTTALIAIPFAAFWLLFFITLGDPRKLKWDTGLAFLYAAAIWNIIGGIQAEPTNPVQAVDPTIHNTAWIFSHFHIMLALYSVGGVFGAVYAAGPYMFGRKWYSEKLSWLHFWGWQAGMGLFVTASAIGGFYGLIRREVAWAAFYEPYYQLLMIGGWVAGFSLIVFTFNLILTLLYGEKIKETDIPMWAVLSIAMERYGLRREGYKEEELPVALPADGMIRVEEFIRATERASSSSGVQASGTQAKGEGFTKVTESKADADLKINK, encoded by the coding sequence ATGGCATCAGTGGAGGAACTAAAAAGGCAAGATATGGAAAGACTCGCTGAATGGGCAATGGAATATAAAAGAGTACAAGAAAGAGAGGCAAAAAGGAACGTATTTCTAAAAGTGTTGTATACTGAGGATTATAGATTTCTATCATTAAAACTAGCAATAGCTGCTTTAGTCTGGTTCTTCATAGGAGGGGCCTTTGCATTAATGTTAAGGTCACAGGCTGGATTGGCATCAACTGGAATTCCAATGGTGGTCTCACCATCCTATTATTTCCAAGCCATGACTAATCACGTAATGGACATGATATTTGGAATGGTTTTCACATTTGTATTCGCATTGTCTTTCTACATGATACCAGCATTAAATGGAACCAGACTTGTAAAATGGCCTAAAATCGCTAATGCTGGTTTCTGGCTAAATAATTTTGCCTTACTAATGATGAATTTAGGAGGAGTACAAAATCAATATCTGTTCACATTCTTAAATCCATTAAAAGCTTCTCCCACATGGTACATTGGTTATGGTTTAATGGTAGTAGCAGAATGGATGGAGATTGCTTCTGTTCTAGGGACATCGTTTATCGGTAGGGTTAAAGGCAAACTAGTACCTACAGCTATAGGTTTCATAGTAATGGATATGATAATGATGGCCTTGGCTAATGTATCTGTATTTATTGCCGATATGTGGTCATTATTCTCTCCTATAGGAGGATTAGGTATAAACTTCTTCGGTGTTCCTAATGCAGAAGTATGGAAGGGATTATTCTGGTTTGCAGACCACCCATTAGTTTATTTCGCCCCATACGCCCTAAGCGGTGCAACAGTGGCATTATTACCATTATATGCCAGAAGACCCATATATAGTTATAGGTTTATGAGATGGTTAATTCCAGTATTGTTTGTTCTAGGCTCAAGCGTTTATGTACATCACTTAGGAGACGACCCATGGCCATTGGTATTAAGAGATATTTTCGCTCAAACTACCACAGCATTAATTGCAATACCATTTGCCGCGTTTTGGTTATTATTCTTTATAACGCTAGGTGATCCTAGAAAGTTAAAATGGGATACGGGTTTAGCATTCTTATATGCTGCCGCTATATGGAACATAATTGGTGGTATACAAGCAGAACCTACTAACCCAGTTCAGGCAGTCGATCCCACAATTCACAATACTGCTTGGATTTTCTCACACTTCCACATAATGTTAGCCTTATACTCAGTTGGTGGAGTTTTTGGTGCTGTTTATGCAGCCGGACCATACATGTTTGGTAGAAAATGGTATAGTGAAAAACTATCATGGTTACACTTCTGGGGATGGCAGGCGGGTATGGGATTGTTCGTTACAGCTTCAGCTATAGGTGGTTTCTATGGACTTATAAGAAGAGAAGTAGCTTGGGCAGCCTTCTATGAACCGTATTATCAATTATTAATGATTGGAGGATGGGTTGCAGGTTTCTCCTTAATAGTATTCACGTTTAACTTAATACTCACTCTGTTGTATGGAGAGAAGATTAAAGAAACTGATATACCAATGTGGGCCGTATTATCAATAGCTATGGAGAGGTATGGATTAAGAAGAGAAGGTTATAAGGAGGAAGAGTTACCAGTTGCTTTACCAGCTGATGGTATGATTAGGGTTGAAGAATTTATTAGGGCAACAGAAAGAGCTTCTTCAAGCAGTGGAGTACAAGCTAGTGGTACTCAAGCTAAAGGAGAGGGATTTACAAAGGTAACAGAAAGCAAAGCTGACGCTGATTTAAAGATAAATAAGTAA
- a CDS encoding heme/copper-type cytochrome/quinol oxidase subunit 2, with product MKRATVIALFLVLVTVAVISLEVQYDSYDYIGYNPNNNAGVGVVHASFANALGSYKGPYVIIYVTGQQWHWDFYPHDKIYTNLTVVPVDEPVVFVIHSVDVFHEFFVQSATSNFTLFNFGAEAVPGYYSYIVLVFPKPGLYHVACAEYCGTAAVGLGHSWLVGTIVATANYTYALDLTGGVPPQGVWAPYSVSGVGVGGY from the coding sequence ATGAAACGAGCCACTGTTATAGCTCTATTCTTAGTCTTAGTCACTGTAGCTGTAATTTCGTTAGAAGTACAATACGACTCATATGACTATATAGGATATAATCCAAATAACAATGCCGGTGTAGGAGTAGTCCATGCCTCTTTCGCGAATGCCCTTGGATCATATAAAGGACCTTATGTCATAATATATGTTACTGGCCAACAATGGCACTGGGACTTCTATCCTCACGATAAGATATACACTAATCTAACAGTTGTTCCCGTAGACGAACCAGTAGTTTTTGTTATTCACAGCGTAGACGTATTCCATGAGTTCTTCGTACAGAGTGCTACCAGTAATTTCACTCTATTTAATTTCGGTGCTGAAGCCGTTCCAGGCTACTACTCATATATTGTCCTAGTATTTCCAAAACCCGGCTTATATCATGTAGCTTGTGCAGAATATTGTGGTACTGCAGCAGTAGGATTAGGTCACTCATGGTTGGTAGGGACAATAGTTGCTACAGCTAATTATACCTATGCTTTAGATTTAACTGGAGGAGTACCACCACAAGGAGTTTGGGCTCCATATAGTGTAAGTGGTGTTGGTGTAGGTGGTTATTGA